The stretch of DNA GACGCCAGGACGTCCTGAGAAGGGCCAGGGACATTGTGTCGAAAACCTGACCTTTGAGGGAAAGGTCGAGATAAGCGGGATGCCCTTCCTTGAGCAGGGCATGGTAGACCTGATCGTGAGAGGGCAAGCCGCAAGCCTGGTCCTTGCCCTGGCAGCGGTCTTCGTGATCGTGTACTTGCTGCTCGGGCGGTCCCGGGACAGCGCACTCTGTCTGGTTCCCATCGCCCTGACAATCCTGGTGAACTTCGGGATGATGGGTTGGGCTGGGATCCCGTTTGACATCGTGACCGCTCTGGTGAGCAGCATCGCCGTAGGAATCGGGATCGACTACGGCATCCATGTGTACTCCCGGTTCCGCCAGGGAATGGGCCAGGGAATGTCGCCAGAGGCGGCCATGCATGCCACGATCGCCAACACCGGCCGGGCGATAATGACCAACGCCCTGGCTGTTACCGCCGGGTTCGCGGTCCTTCTCCTATCGGTTTTCCCCCCTTTGCGCCATTTCGGAGGGTTGGTTGCAGTGACAATGATCATATCCTCCATCGGCTCGCTCACCATTCTGCCGGCGCTCCTGCTTGCGGTGCGGAGAAAGGCTGTATCAGGAGGGGTTTGGGGTGCAGACCACGCAGAGTCAACCGGGTGACAAACGCGGCCCTATTCTCGACGCTGCTCAGCGTGTTTTCGCAGATAGGGGTTTCCACAACGCCACCGTCGATCTCATAGCAGACCATGCAGGCGTGGCAAAAGGCACTATCTACTTGTACTTCAAGAGCAAGCATGAACTGCTGGCGGCGTTGATCGAGGACCGAGTC from Bacillota bacterium encodes:
- a CDS encoding efflux RND transporter permease subunit, encoding MSGMPFLEQGMVDLIVRGQAASLVLALAAVFVIVYLLLGRSRDSALCLVPIALTILVNFGMMGWAGIPFDIVTALVSSIAVGIGIDYGIHVYSRFRQGMGQGMSPEAAMHATIANTGRAIMTNALAVTAGFAVLLLSVFPPLRHFGGLVAVTMIISSIGSLTILPALLLAVRRKAVSGGVWGADHAESTG